A window from Aquabacterium sp. NJ1 encodes these proteins:
- a CDS encoding efflux RND transporter permease subunit → MFERIIRFAIEQRWLVILAVLGMAALGGFSYQKLPIDAVPDITNVQVQINTQAPGYSPLEAEQRVTYPIETVMAGLPGLEETRSLSRYGLSQITVIFKDGTDIYFARQLVNERIQGAKERLPQGIAPEMGPISTGLGEIYMWTVETKEGAKKADGTPYTPTDLREIQDWIIKPQLRNVAGVTEINAIGGYAKQYQVAPWPDKLIAHGLTMADVVQALERNNTNVGAGYIERRGEQYLIRAPGQVRGVADIGNIVVKQADSVPIRIRDVADVGLGEELRTGAATDNGREVVLGTVFMLIGENSRTVSLAVDKRMAEINKTLPSGVHAVTVYNRTDLVDKAIATVKKNLFEGAVLVIAILFLFLGNLRAALITALVIPLSMLFTFSGMVSQKVSANLMSLGALDFGIIVDGAVVIVENCVRRLAHAQAHHGRTLTLKERFHEVFLAAQEARRPLLFGQLIIMIVYLPIFALSGVEGRMFHPMAFTVVMALLGAMILSVTFIPAAVALFIGDKVAEKENALMQGAKRLYAPLLAKALAAKPVVLTLAVVMIALSGVVASRMGSEFVPSLNEGDFSVQALRIPGTSLTQSVAMQRQLETHLKAKFPEIERVFARTGTAEVATDPMPQNISDGYVMLKPTEQWPQPRKTRDELIAAVQEEVAKLPGQNYEFSQPIQMRFNELISGVRSDVAVKLFGDDMEVLNTTANQLAQALQQVPGASEVKVEQTTGLPMLTVDIDREKASRYGLNVGDVQETLAIAFGGQEAGTLFEGDRRFGIVVRLPEGVRTDLDAIKRLPIPLPAKDIQAGGARFIPLSEVAAIDFAPGPNQVSRENGKRRIVISANVRGRDIGSFVGDAQSALQQVKIPPGYWTVWGGQFENLQSARQRLMVVVPVSLLLVFTLLFAMFRDIKDGLLVFTGIPFALTGGVLALWARGIPLSISAAVGFIALSGVAVLNGLVMISFIRSLRDNGYGLDSAIEEGALTRLRPVLMTALVASLGFIPMAIATGTGAEVQRPLATVVIGGILSSTILTLLMLPVLYRLAHGGDEDEPEGGPEVRPGIGAPLAGELKT, encoded by the coding sequence ATGTTTGAACGCATCATCCGGTTTGCCATCGAGCAGCGTTGGCTGGTCATCCTGGCTGTGTTGGGCATGGCCGCATTGGGGGGCTTCAGCTACCAGAAGCTGCCCATTGACGCCGTGCCGGACATCACCAATGTCCAGGTCCAGATCAACACGCAGGCTCCGGGGTATTCGCCTCTGGAGGCTGAGCAACGCGTGACCTATCCGATTGAGACCGTGATGGCGGGCCTGCCGGGTCTGGAGGAGACCCGCTCGCTGTCGCGCTATGGCCTGTCGCAGATCACCGTGATCTTCAAGGACGGCACGGACATCTACTTTGCACGCCAACTGGTCAACGAGCGCATCCAGGGTGCCAAGGAGCGCTTGCCACAAGGCATCGCGCCAGAAATGGGGCCGATTTCGACGGGCCTGGGCGAAATCTACATGTGGACGGTGGAGACCAAGGAAGGTGCCAAGAAGGCCGATGGCACACCGTACACGCCAACCGATTTGCGCGAGATCCAGGACTGGATCATCAAACCGCAATTGCGCAACGTGGCGGGTGTGACCGAAATCAACGCCATCGGTGGCTACGCGAAGCAATATCAGGTGGCCCCCTGGCCCGACAAGTTGATCGCGCACGGCCTGACCATGGCCGACGTGGTCCAGGCGCTGGAGCGCAACAACACCAATGTGGGCGCGGGCTACATCGAGCGCCGGGGTGAGCAGTACCTGATCCGGGCGCCTGGCCAGGTCCGGGGCGTGGCGGACATCGGCAACATCGTCGTGAAACAAGCCGACAGCGTGCCCATCCGCATCCGCGATGTGGCCGATGTGGGGTTGGGTGAGGAGTTGCGCACGGGGGCGGCCACGGACAACGGCCGCGAGGTCGTGCTGGGCACCGTCTTCATGCTGATTGGTGAGAACAGTCGCACGGTCTCTCTGGCCGTGGACAAGCGGATGGCCGAGATCAACAAGACCTTGCCCAGCGGCGTTCACGCGGTCACGGTCTACAACCGCACCGACCTGGTGGACAAGGCCATTGCGACGGTCAAGAAGAACCTCTTTGAAGGGGCGGTTCTGGTGATTGCCATCTTGTTCTTGTTCCTTGGCAACCTGCGCGCAGCGCTCATCACGGCCTTGGTGATCCCGCTGTCGATGCTGTTCACCTTCAGTGGCATGGTCAGTCAGAAAGTCAGCGCCAACCTGATGAGCCTGGGGGCCTTGGATTTCGGGATCATCGTGGACGGCGCCGTCGTGATCGTGGAGAACTGCGTGCGCCGCCTGGCCCATGCGCAGGCCCACCATGGTAGGACACTCACGCTCAAGGAGCGCTTTCATGAAGTGTTTCTGGCCGCGCAAGAAGCTCGCAGGCCACTGCTGTTTGGGCAGTTGATCATCATGATCGTCTACCTGCCCATCTTTGCGCTGTCGGGTGTGGAGGGGCGCATGTTCCACCCGATGGCTTTCACGGTGGTGATGGCCCTGTTGGGGGCGATGATCTTGTCGGTCACGTTCATCCCAGCGGCGGTGGCACTGTTCATTGGCGACAAGGTGGCCGAGAAGGAGAACGCCCTGATGCAAGGCGCCAAGCGCCTGTATGCGCCTTTGCTCGCAAAGGCCCTGGCGGCCAAGCCGGTGGTGCTGACCTTGGCGGTGGTCATGATTGCCTTGTCGGGGGTGGTTGCCTCGCGCATGGGCAGTGAGTTCGTACCCAGTCTGAACGAGGGTGACTTCTCGGTACAGGCCTTGCGTATTCCAGGCACCAGCCTGACGCAGTCTGTGGCCATGCAGCGCCAGCTCGAAACCCACCTGAAGGCCAAATTTCCCGAGATTGAGCGTGTGTTTGCGCGCACGGGCACGGCAGAGGTGGCTACCGATCCGATGCCGCAAAACATCTCGGATGGCTACGTCATGCTCAAGCCCACGGAGCAATGGCCACAACCGCGTAAGACGCGCGATGAGCTGATTGCCGCTGTTCAAGAGGAAGTGGCCAAGCTGCCCGGGCAGAACTACGAGTTCTCGCAGCCGATTCAGATGCGCTTCAACGAATTGATCTCAGGGGTGCGCAGTGACGTGGCCGTCAAGCTGTTTGGCGATGACATGGAGGTGCTCAACACCACGGCCAATCAGCTCGCTCAGGCCTTGCAACAGGTGCCCGGTGCGTCAGAGGTCAAAGTGGAGCAGACCACGGGGCTGCCCATGCTCACCGTGGACATCGACCGCGAGAAGGCGTCTCGTTACGGCCTGAACGTGGGAGACGTGCAAGAGACCTTGGCCATCGCCTTCGGTGGGCAAGAAGCAGGCACCTTGTTTGAAGGCGACCGTCGTTTTGGCATCGTTGTGCGCCTGCCTGAAGGTGTGCGCACCGATCTGGATGCGATCAAGCGCCTGCCCATTCCCTTGCCAGCTAAAGACATACAGGCCGGTGGGGCTCGTTTCATCCCATTGTCCGAGGTGGCGGCCATCGACTTCGCGCCAGGCCCCAACCAGGTCAGCCGCGAGAACGGCAAGCGCCGCATTGTCATCAGCGCCAATGTGCGAGGTCGTGACATCGGCTCGTTTGTCGGCGACGCGCAAAGCGCCTTGCAGCAGGTCAAGATCCCGCCGGGTTACTGGACCGTCTGGGGCGGTCAGTTCGAGAACCTGCAGTCTGCCCGCCAGCGCCTGATGGTGGTGGTGCCAGTGTCCTTGTTGCTGGTCTTCACCTTGCTGTTCGCAATGTTCCGCGACATCAAGGACGGCTTGCTGGTGTTCACGGGCATTCCCTTTGCGCTGACGGGTGGCGTGCTGGCACTGTGGGCGCGGGGCATCCCGTTGTCCATCTCTGCTGCGGTGGGCTTCATCGCTTTGTCTGGCGTTGCTGTGCTCAATGGGCTGGTGATGATCTCGTTCATCCGCAGCCTGCGAGACAATGGATACGGCCTTGATTCGGCCATTGAGGAAGGGGCATTGACTCGCTTGAGGCCCGTCCTGATGACCGCGCTGGTGGCATCCCTTGGTTTCATCCCCATGGCCATTGCCACTGGCACAGGCGCTGAGGTGCAGCGACCGCTGGCCACGGTGGTGATCGGAGGAATCTTGTCTTCGACCATCTTAACTTTGCTCATGCTGCCAGTGCTCTACCGCTTGGCGCATGGTGGCGATGAGGACGAGCCCGAAGGCGGCCCAGAGGTGCGCCCAGGAATTGGGGCACCTCTGGCAGGCGAGTTGAAGACGTAA
- a CDS encoding copper-binding protein → MIKNTLQSLVAISLIPAATLAMAQGDDMKGMKGMDKPAQTSTAPKATHTAHGVVKAIDLKGGKVTIAHAPVSTLNWPAMTMAFLVHDKTLFSKLAVGKEIQFEITPMGQGYMVSAVK, encoded by the coding sequence ATGATCAAGAACACACTGCAATCTCTGGTCGCCATCAGCCTGATTCCCGCCGCCACATTGGCAATGGCACAGGGCGATGACATGAAAGGGATGAAGGGCATGGACAAGCCTGCCCAGACGTCCACTGCTCCCAAAGCCACGCACACGGCCCACGGCGTCGTCAAAGCGATCGATCTCAAAGGCGGCAAAGTGACCATCGCGCATGCCCCCGTCAGTACGCTGAACTGGCCCGCCATGACCATGGCCTTCCTGGTCCACGACAAGACTCTCTTCAGCAAGCTGGCTGTCGGCAAGGAGATCCAGTTCGAGATCACGCCCATGGGGCAAGGCTACATGGTGAGCGCTGTAAAGTGA
- a CDS encoding cytochrome c/FTR1 family iron permease: MLCRASCSWLQALLLVAFAVVGGAAHAADATETKAKQVWQLLDYVAVDYGGAVNNGAVLKASEYAEMQEFAALAERQLDELPSHSNKGRLQQQAAELRRAVASKVDSASVAQLAHALSSAVQAAYPFPVAPTALPDLARGAQIFQGQCVACHGQQGHGDGPLAASLSPKPTALAEHLRARERSLFALHQIITTGVPGTAMQSFAALSDEDRWALAFFVGTLPYKQSDKTEGAKLWHANVQTRQAIANLDSLTQTSEHVLADRLDEPTARALTAYLRANPTALEANQKGTAIAKTKLGESVIALQSGNRAAAAKLALSAYLDGFEPVEPALATRNRQLFEKIEAAMVSYRALVANGTPTEVQAAHQRLQGMLDEADKVLAPSENDAVAAFIGALTILLREGLEALLVVVAMLAFLKKAERSDVVVYVHAGWVAALAAGGITWGVATYLVGVSGASRELTEGLSSLFAAVVLLGVGMWMHNKSVAGRWQIYLKEKLSSALNKRTAWFLFSLAFVAVYREVFETVLFYTALWSEGNGWPLLAGLGSGMALLALLAWVLLRTSARLPIGQFFAVSSTLVAALSVILAGKGIAGLQEAGLVHVNSMAIPRIDLLGIYPSWQTVLAQLAVLLVVVVAFAINFRSARQPTMRQN, encoded by the coding sequence ATGCTTTGTCGGGCATCCTGTTCTTGGCTGCAGGCGCTGCTGCTGGTAGCGTTTGCAGTCGTCGGTGGGGCCGCACACGCTGCAGACGCTACTGAGACCAAGGCCAAGCAAGTCTGGCAGCTTCTGGACTACGTGGCCGTCGATTACGGCGGTGCGGTGAACAACGGCGCAGTGCTGAAGGCTTCGGAATATGCGGAGATGCAAGAGTTCGCGGCTTTGGCCGAACGTCAGTTGGACGAGTTGCCAAGCCATTCCAACAAGGGCCGTTTGCAACAGCAGGCGGCAGAGCTACGTCGAGCGGTAGCGAGCAAAGTCGATTCAGCCTCCGTGGCGCAACTGGCGCATGCGCTGTCCAGTGCTGTACAGGCGGCATATCCATTTCCGGTCGCTCCCACCGCCTTGCCGGACTTGGCTCGGGGTGCGCAGATATTCCAGGGGCAGTGCGTGGCATGTCATGGACAGCAGGGACATGGCGATGGCCCATTGGCTGCGTCGCTGAGCCCCAAACCGACCGCGCTGGCCGAACACCTGCGGGCGCGGGAGCGCAGCTTGTTCGCATTGCATCAAATCATTACCACCGGCGTCCCGGGTACTGCGATGCAAAGCTTTGCTGCACTCTCGGACGAAGATCGTTGGGCGCTGGCGTTCTTTGTTGGTACGTTGCCCTATAAGCAGAGCGACAAAACCGAAGGGGCGAAGCTCTGGCACGCCAATGTCCAAACCCGTCAAGCGATTGCCAATCTGGACTCTTTGACGCAAACATCTGAGCATGTATTGGCAGATAGGTTGGATGAACCCACAGCTAGAGCGCTAACCGCCTATCTACGCGCTAACCCAACTGCGTTGGAAGCAAACCAGAAAGGTACGGCAATAGCCAAGACCAAGCTCGGAGAGAGCGTGATTGCATTGCAAAGCGGGAATCGCGCGGCTGCGGCCAAGTTGGCTTTATCCGCCTACCTTGATGGTTTCGAGCCTGTCGAACCTGCGCTTGCCACCCGCAATCGCCAGTTGTTTGAAAAGATCGAAGCCGCGATGGTGTCTTATCGAGCGTTGGTGGCAAACGGCACTCCGACCGAAGTGCAGGCTGCGCATCAACGGTTGCAGGGCATGCTCGATGAAGCAGATAAGGTACTCGCTCCCTCGGAGAACGATGCGGTCGCGGCTTTTATTGGGGCTCTGACTATTTTGCTCAGAGAGGGCTTGGAAGCTTTGCTTGTGGTGGTTGCCATGCTGGCCTTTCTCAAAAAGGCTGAGCGCAGCGATGTCGTGGTTTATGTGCATGCAGGATGGGTGGCCGCACTAGCGGCGGGTGGCATCACTTGGGGTGTCGCGACCTATCTGGTCGGCGTCAGTGGCGCCAGTCGGGAGTTGACCGAAGGTCTTTCTTCATTGTTTGCGGCTGTTGTTTTGCTCGGCGTCGGGATGTGGATGCACAACAAAAGCGTCGCTGGTCGCTGGCAGATTTACCTCAAGGAAAAACTGTCGTCGGCACTCAACAAGCGTACAGCGTGGTTCTTGTTCTCGTTGGCATTCGTTGCGGTGTACCGCGAGGTGTTCGAGACGGTGCTGTTTTACACAGCCCTTTGGTCAGAGGGAAATGGATGGCCGCTGCTTGCCGGTTTGGGGTCAGGCATGGCGCTTTTGGCATTGCTGGCTTGGGTGCTGCTGCGCACCAGTGCTCGGTTGCCGATTGGTCAGTTTTTTGCGGTGAGTTCCACACTGGTAGCCGCGCTCTCGGTGATTTTGGCCGGCAAGGGCATTGCAGGGCTGCAAGAGGCTGGGCTGGTACATGTCAATTCGATGGCAATTCCTCGGATCGACTTGCTTGGCATCTATCCATCGTGGCAAACGGTGCTGGCCCAGCTTGCTGTTTTGCTCGTTGTCGTGGTGGCGTTCGCTATCAATTTTCGTTCGGCAAGGCAGCCGACCATGCGGCAAAACTGA
- a CDS encoding efflux RND transporter permease subunit produces the protein MIARLIRWSITNRFLVLLATLMLSAWGVYSVMRTPLDALPDLSDVQVIIRTTYPGQAPRIVENQITYPLTTTMLSVPGAKTVRGYSFFGDSYVYVLFEDGTDLYWARSRVLEYLNQVQSRLPASAKASLGPDATGVGWIYQYALVDRGGTQDAGQLRALQDWFLKYELKTVPNVAEVASVGGMVRQYQVVLDPDRLVAYNIPHTKVVDAIQKANQEAGGSVLELGEAEYMVRASGYLQSLDDFKQVPLMTTDAGVSVRLGDVARIQIGPEMRRGIGELDGEGEAAGGVIVMRSGKNALETIAAVKAKLKTLQASLPKGVEIVPVYDRSSLIERAVNNLSHKLLEEFAVVAVVCFIFLFHLRSALVAIISLPLGILAAFIVMHYQGVNANIMSLGGIAIAIGAMVDAAVVMIENAHKHLEHWEHAHPDQTLEGAERWKVIGESAAEVGPALFFSLLIITLSFVPVFTLEAQEGRLFSPLAFTKTYAMAAAAGLSVTLIPVLMGYLIRGRIPSEQSNPLNRFLIAIYRPLLNAVLQGPKRTLAVATVLLLLSLWPLQHIGGEFMPKLDEGDLLYMPTALPGLSAGKAAELLQQTDRLIKTVPEVASVYGKAGRAETATDPAPMEMFETTIQFKPKDQWRPGMTQDKLVDELDRIVKVPGLANIWVPPIRNRIDMLATGIKSPVGVKVAGTDLAIIDRLTGEIERALKDVPGVSSALAERLTGGRYVDVNIRRDAAARFGMNIADVQSVIASAVGGENIGETVEGLQRFPINLRYPRETRDSLEKLRTLPIVNERGQRLVLSDVADIRVTDGPPMLRSENARLSGWVYVDIRGRDLRSAVQDMQKAVAAKVTLPPGYSVSWSGQFEFLERATAKLKVVVPFTLLIIFALLYLTFGAFDEALLIMATLPFALVGGIWLLYLLGYNLSVAGAVGFIALAGVSAEFGVIMLLYLKQAWGERIDKGQVSVDDLLDAIRDGAVLRVRPKAMTVAVILAGLLPIMWGAGTGSEVMQRIAAPMVGGMVTAPLLSMFVIPAAYLLIRRRSKPRPITAEPREAQS, from the coding sequence ATGATCGCCCGCTTGATCCGTTGGTCCATCACCAACCGTTTCCTCGTGCTACTGGCCACGCTGATGCTCAGCGCGTGGGGCGTGTACTCGGTGATGAGGACACCTCTGGATGCCTTGCCCGATCTGTCGGATGTGCAGGTGATCATCCGCACAACCTACCCGGGGCAAGCGCCGCGCATTGTCGAGAACCAGATCACCTACCCGCTGACCACCACCATGTTGTCAGTGCCTGGGGCCAAGACGGTGAGGGGTTACTCCTTCTTCGGCGACTCGTATGTCTACGTGCTGTTCGAGGATGGCACCGACCTGTACTGGGCCCGCTCGCGCGTGCTTGAGTATTTGAACCAGGTGCAGTCTCGCCTGCCTGCCAGCGCCAAGGCCTCGTTGGGGCCTGATGCCACCGGCGTGGGTTGGATCTACCAATATGCGCTGGTGGACCGTGGCGGCACGCAGGACGCGGGCCAGTTGCGGGCCTTGCAGGACTGGTTCCTTAAATACGAACTCAAGACCGTGCCCAATGTGGCCGAGGTGGCGTCGGTGGGCGGCATGGTGCGCCAGTATCAGGTGGTGCTCGATCCGGACAGGCTCGTGGCTTACAACATCCCGCACACCAAGGTAGTCGATGCCATCCAGAAAGCCAACCAGGAAGCAGGTGGCTCGGTGCTGGAGTTGGGCGAGGCCGAGTACATGGTGCGCGCCTCGGGCTACCTGCAATCGCTGGACGATTTCAAGCAAGTTCCCTTGATGACGACGGATGCGGGGGTATCGGTGCGCCTGGGTGATGTGGCCCGCATCCAGATCGGGCCGGAGATGCGCCGGGGCATTGGGGAGTTGGATGGCGAGGGTGAAGCCGCTGGTGGCGTCATCGTGATGCGCTCGGGCAAGAACGCGCTGGAAACCATTGCGGCGGTGAAGGCCAAGCTCAAGACGCTGCAAGCCAGCCTGCCCAAAGGCGTGGAGATCGTGCCGGTGTACGACCGCTCCAGCCTGATCGAACGCGCGGTGAACAACCTCTCTCACAAGCTGCTCGAAGAGTTCGCGGTCGTGGCTGTGGTGTGCTTCATCTTCTTGTTCCACCTGCGCTCGGCTTTGGTGGCGATCATCTCGTTGCCACTGGGCATCCTGGCGGCCTTCATCGTCATGCATTACCAAGGGGTGAACGCCAACATCATGTCCCTTGGGGGCATCGCCATTGCTATTGGCGCCATGGTGGACGCAGCCGTGGTGATGATCGAGAACGCGCACAAGCACCTGGAACACTGGGAACACGCACACCCCGATCAAACGCTGGAAGGTGCCGAGCGCTGGAAGGTCATCGGCGAATCGGCGGCCGAGGTCGGGCCCGCGCTGTTCTTCTCGCTGTTGATCATCACGCTGTCCTTCGTGCCGGTGTTCACGCTGGAGGCACAGGAGGGGCGGCTGTTCTCGCCGCTGGCCTTCACCAAAACCTATGCCATGGCGGCGGCAGCGGGCCTGTCGGTCACGCTGATCCCCGTGCTGATGGGCTACCTGATCCGTGGCCGCATCCCTAGCGAGCAGAGCAACCCGCTCAACCGCTTTCTGATTGCCATCTACCGCCCGCTGCTCAATGCGGTCCTGCAAGGCCCCAAGCGCACACTGGCGGTGGCCACCGTGTTGCTGTTGCTCAGCTTGTGGCCCTTGCAGCATATTGGCGGTGAGTTCATGCCCAAACTGGACGAGGGCGACCTGCTCTACATGCCCACGGCCCTGCCGGGCTTGTCCGCAGGCAAGGCAGCCGAGCTGCTTCAGCAGACCGACCGTTTGATCAAGACGGTGCCCGAGGTGGCCAGCGTGTATGGCAAGGCAGGTCGCGCCGAAACCGCGACCGACCCGGCGCCCATGGAGATGTTCGAGACCACCATCCAGTTCAAGCCCAAGGACCAATGGCGGCCTGGCATGACGCAAGACAAGCTGGTCGATGAGCTGGACCGCATCGTCAAGGTGCCCGGCCTGGCCAACATCTGGGTGCCGCCGATTCGCAACCGCATCGACATGCTGGCCACCGGCATCAAGAGCCCCGTGGGCGTCAAGGTAGCAGGCACTGACCTGGCCATCATCGACCGGCTCACAGGCGAGATTGAGCGTGCACTCAAAGATGTGCCTGGCGTCAGCAGCGCCTTGGCCGAGCGCCTGACGGGTGGGCGCTATGTGGATGTCAACATCCGCCGCGATGCCGCCGCACGCTTTGGCATGAACATCGCCGATGTGCAGTCGGTCATCGCGTCGGCGGTGGGTGGCGAGAACATTGGCGAGACGGTGGAAGGCTTGCAGCGCTTCCCGATCAACCTGCGCTACCCACGCGAAACACGTGATTCGCTGGAAAAACTGCGCACCTTGCCCATCGTCAACGAACGTGGCCAGCGCCTGGTCTTGTCCGATGTGGCTGACATCCGCGTGACTGATGGCCCACCCATGCTGCGCAGCGAGAACGCCCGCCTGTCTGGCTGGGTGTATGTGGACATCCGAGGGCGGGATTTGCGCTCGGCGGTGCAGGACATGCAAAAGGCTGTTGCAGCCAAGGTCACCTTGCCGCCGGGCTACTCGGTGTCCTGGTCCGGCCAGTTCGAGTTTCTGGAGCGGGCGACAGCCAAGCTCAAGGTGGTGGTGCCCTTCACGCTGCTGATCATCTTCGCGCTGCTGTACCTGACATTCGGGGCATTTGACGAGGCCTTGCTGATCATGGCGACCTTACCCTTTGCTTTGGTCGGCGGCATCTGGCTGCTCTACCTGCTGGGCTACAACCTGTCGGTAGCGGGGGCTGTGGGCTTCATCGCGTTGGCGGGGGTATCGGCGGAGTTCGGCGTGATCATGCTGCTGTACCTCAAGCAAGCCTGGGGCGAGCGCATCGACAAGGGCCAGGTCAGTGTCGATGACCTGCTCGATGCCATCCGCGACGGCGCTGTGCTGCGCGTGCGGCCCAAGGCGATGACCGTAGCTGTGATCCTGGCTGGCTTGCTGCCGATCATGTGGGGTGCGGGCACAGGCTCGGAGGTCATGCAGCGCATCGCGGCGCCCATGGTCGGGGGCATGGTCACCGCACCGCTGCTGTCGATGTTTGTGATCCCGGCTGCTTACCTGTTGATTCGCCGACGCAGCAAGCCAAGGCCCATCACGGCAGAGCCCAGAGAGGCGCAATCATGA
- a CDS encoding CzcE family metal-binding protein gives MKTTQYLIAATIAIATVALAPAQAEVRRPSFSHAMDMTHTPAPVQADRTIDITPQTQWVNVKRLEVVQFVSQVNGNTRTFTWQAPAHALKPFSLSDIAPSDFAAQPITVYVAPSRLSR, from the coding sequence ATGAAAACCACCCAATACCTGATTGCCGCGACCATCGCGATTGCCACCGTAGCGTTGGCCCCTGCACAAGCCGAAGTGCGTCGCCCGTCCTTCTCTCACGCGATGGACATGACGCACACACCCGCGCCGGTACAGGCGGACCGAACCATTGACATCACCCCGCAAACACAGTGGGTCAACGTCAAGCGATTGGAAGTCGTCCAGTTCGTCAGCCAGGTCAACGGCAATACCAGGACATTCACCTGGCAAGCCCCCGCGCACGCCCTCAAGCCCTTCAGCCTGAGTGACATCGCGCCCTCGGACTTTGCCGCACAACCCATCACGGTGTATGTCGCGCCTAGTCGCCTCTCTCGTTAA
- a CDS encoding YnfA family protein has translation MLQTILLFVLTAVAEILGCYLPWLVLKQGKPMWLLVPATASLALFAWLLTLHPSAAGRTYAAYGGVYIAVALAWLWLVDGITPSRWDLIGAGVALLGMTIIALQPQK, from the coding sequence ATGCTGCAAACCATCTTGCTGTTCGTCCTCACGGCTGTGGCTGAGATCCTGGGCTGTTATCTACCTTGGCTGGTCCTGAAGCAGGGCAAGCCCATGTGGTTGCTGGTCCCGGCGACGGCATCTCTGGCCTTGTTCGCGTGGCTGTTGACCCTGCATCCCAGCGCAGCTGGGCGAACCTATGCGGCTTACGGCGGGGTCTACATCGCAGTGGCCTTGGCTTGGCTGTGGCTGGTGGATGGCATCACCCCGTCAAGATGGGACCTCATCGGAGCAGGCGTGGCCCTGCTGGGCATGACCATCATCGCGCTTCAGCCACAAAAATGA
- a CDS encoding efflux RND transporter periplasmic adaptor subunit gives MNPLFKRQAGRISQPQLIAMAVIVVLGLVAGAFVLKGRNDGSSAPEGARQEHGQAEAKSQDAKEPSEGKPAHEDAKEHGDEDRHEKAAGHEGAEPPVALSADQIKSAGIVVEQAGAGRVRTAVQMPGEVRFNEDRTAHVVPRLAGVVESVSANLGQQVKKGQVLAVISSVVLSDLRSELQSAQKRLVLAKTTYEREKKLFEDKISPQMDYLQAQQAWREAEIAVANASQKLKALGASPVAGELNRYELRAPFDGMVVEKHLALGEAVKEDAHVFTLSDLSTVWAEVSVAAKDLALIRVGEKVVVRSSAFEGVATGTVAYVSALLGEQTRAATARVVLSNPKLAWRPGLFVNVEVVAGEVDAPVTVASSAVQSLEGRDVVFVEVSGGFQARTVKVGHADAQRTEITSGLKAGDRYASTNSFVIKAEVGKASAEHDD, from the coding sequence CCAACCCCAACTCATTGCCATGGCCGTCATCGTTGTGCTTGGCCTGGTCGCTGGCGCCTTCGTGCTCAAAGGCCGCAACGATGGTTCTTCGGCCCCGGAGGGGGCTCGCCAGGAGCATGGCCAAGCTGAGGCAAAAAGCCAAGATGCCAAGGAGCCCAGCGAAGGCAAGCCTGCCCATGAAGATGCCAAGGAGCATGGCGATGAGGACCGCCATGAGAAGGCTGCCGGTCACGAGGGGGCAGAGCCACCCGTGGCCTTGAGCGCCGACCAGATCAAGTCGGCGGGCATTGTGGTCGAGCAAGCCGGTGCGGGGCGAGTTCGCACCGCGGTGCAGATGCCTGGCGAGGTGCGCTTCAACGAAGACCGCACCGCACACGTCGTGCCGCGTCTGGCCGGGGTGGTCGAGAGCGTATCGGCCAACCTGGGGCAGCAGGTCAAGAAGGGCCAGGTGCTGGCGGTGATCTCCAGCGTGGTCTTGTCTGATTTGCGCAGCGAGTTGCAATCAGCCCAGAAGCGCCTGGTCTTGGCCAAGACAACGTACGAGCGAGAAAAGAAGCTCTTCGAGGACAAGATATCGCCGCAGATGGACTATCTGCAGGCGCAGCAGGCATGGCGAGAGGCCGAGATCGCTGTGGCCAATGCAAGTCAGAAGCTCAAGGCTTTGGGCGCCTCGCCTGTGGCGGGTGAGCTCAATCGCTACGAGTTGCGCGCACCCTTCGATGGCATGGTGGTGGAAAAGCACCTGGCCCTGGGTGAGGCCGTCAAGGAAGACGCCCATGTCTTCACACTGTCGGACCTGTCCACGGTGTGGGCCGAGGTCAGTGTGGCCGCCAAGGATCTCGCCCTGATCCGTGTGGGCGAGAAAGTCGTGGTGCGCTCCAGCGCCTTTGAGGGCGTTGCCACTGGCACGGTGGCTTATGTCAGCGCCCTGCTTGGGGAGCAGACCCGCGCCGCGACAGCTCGGGTGGTTTTGAGCAACCCCAAGCTGGCCTGGCGTCCCGGCTTGTTTGTCAACGTCGAAGTCGTCGCAGGTGAGGTCGATGCACCCGTGACGGTGGCCTCCAGCGCCGTGCAGAGCCTCGAAGGGCGCGATGTGGTGTTTGTCGAAGTGTCGGGGGGCTTTCAAGCCAGGACGGTCAAGGTCGGGCACGCGGATGCGCAACGTACCGAAATCACCAGTGGGCTCAAAGCCGGGGACCGCTATGCCTCGACCAACAGCTTTGTGATCAAGGCCGAGGTCGGCAAGGCTTCGGCCGAGCACGACGATTGA